One Leopardus geoffroyi isolate Oge1 chromosome E1, O.geoffroyi_Oge1_pat1.0, whole genome shotgun sequence genomic window, GTGTCAGATTCTTTTCAGTGAGTGAATTATTTCTCTGGCATCATGAGTGGGATTGGCCTTTCTCAGAATATGCTGAGATGTAATCCCAATTATTCTGGAGGCATGGAGGAGACCTGGGAAAAGTTCTTGAGGAAGACAAGAATCATCTTGTAGACATCTGCTTCCTATGAGGTGTTTGTGTGGCCGTCACACACAAGGAAGTTGATCTCCACCAGCAAAGGGGAAGGGATACTCTGGCCAAGTGACTGCGGGAGAGTCTGGGGGTTTGCAATTCTCATGAGCAACCTCTCAAACTTCCCCATCCCCAGACTCAGGGTCTCATTCCTTCCTTAGCCGGGCCCTGGATTTAGCACAGGAGACTCCCCTAAGCTGCACATTCAGCCTCCCCTGTGGATCTGCCACCCTTACAATTAGGTCCGATGCCTGATTTTCAGAGCTCTCTCCTTGTGGCTGCAGAAGAGTAATGCCTCATGAGATGTGCCAAGGAAGTTTTCAGGCTTTTGTGACATACTCTCAATCGAATGTTGGCTCCCCTGGGCTTTGCGTTGTTTTTTCAGGCTTCTGGGAAAGTTAACAGAAGCGACCCACCCTTAATTCTTAAAATTCCGCAACTCTTATACTTTCCATGACTATCATATTAATGTGTTGGTGCTAAAACATGACCCAGTGTTTCACCTTTCACCTGTACCTCATCCCAACATACCACAGCTGAGTCTCAGTGATGAAACTACGGTTATCACCAAGCCCACCTTCCCCCCCCAGCAGTGGCGAATGGTCCAGGTGCAGAATTCCATCTGGAGGATTTGCTTCCTAGGGCCACTCCCAGTACCAGCTGTCTCAGTCAGGCTCcccccagagcagagcctgagacaagatGCGTGTGTGGCTTAACTGGGAAATCATCCCAGGGAGCAGGAATCCCGGGGAGGAAGACAGGGGTTAAGAGGAGAGTGAGATGAACGAAGAAGAGATGTCCCTGACCAAGGGACCAAAGTCTCTGCAACAGATGTCCAGCAGAGACTTGATTGAGCATGAGAATATGGAATGCTTACCACAATTGTCTGAGGAATGGTTGCTGGGGTGTCTACCCATTGGCTCCCCTTTCCTATTGTCAAGGTGCTCTCTGCCCTCTGGGCACTCATGCTCAGACCTAGCGAGTACTCAGCCCCACCGCCAAAATTCACGGCATCAAAGGATCCCAAGGAAGAGGCTACCCTCTGTCGGCCTGCCACAAGCAAAAGCCTGAGGGGAACTGTCCGACCCAGCTGCAGATGAAACGAGAAGAAAGGCTGAGGGAGAGGTGAGGCAGACATCTGATGTATCTGCCACAAGGTGCTTCCTAGAGGTGTTGTGAGGAATGACAGGGACCCAGGCGCAAAAAGTACGCAACATATTACCATGTGCCTAACAAATACCCACAAATGTTATCAGTTGATATGCTGATGTGTTGCCAAACTTCTATCATCAGCTTAGCGAATCTTACGTGATTTAATCTGCAAGCAATGCTCTGTGGTAGAGgatatgcccatttcacagataaggacactgaggacCAAAAGGGTACAGCAGCTTGTCCAAAGTCAACCACCGGACGCCAGAAAACAGGTCTGTCCACAGTGCATTTCCTACTGCAGACGGCTCCTCTGGTGGGAGAAGACGGAGACCCTCTCTTGGGAAAGGAGTGTTGAGTGAGTAGTGGTGGCTATAGGTGTCAGAGGAACACCCTCCTTAACCCTCCTGCATCTTCTGTTTACTAGTCTGCCGCCTTCACTAGGGCTCTCAATCTCTCAGAGCCCGGCCGAGATAGTCGTATTGGCAGATAGCTCCCCAGGAGGCGTCCTAGCCCAATATAGCTCTTCGATCCCCATTTCCAGAGACACTGCTGGGCGCCTAAGACACAGTCCCAGGGGCTCCCACTAACAAGGCCCTGAGGGGGAAAAACACCACATTTCTGAGGACTCATTAGGAAACTAGGTGTGAAGAAagcttctccttcctgcctctcttttGGGGCTCCTTCCTTATCCCAGGCCCAAGACAAGTCTGGAAATTAGTTTATCTCTGCTCAGTGGCTCCGCTCAGGGTTGACATCTGAGAAATATACCCCTCCCTTAGCAAACCTATATTTAGTCCCGTTTACACCTCTAGTTTCCTGGGTGGCTTGAGAATGTGAACAAGTCCTGGGACCTCAGTGACCCTACCATTAAATGGAATTTATATCACCGTCTCTAACTACTTGCTATAAAGCTATGGCTAGAGATGAAGCCcttgttcatctttttaaaagaaaatttgaataccAGAAGATGTGAGGCATGGTTGCTATATTTAGGAAGGGCTTGTGTTGTTTACAAAACAACTTGTCTTTCTCCCCATCTGTCTACTCCCTCTTTGGAGGGATAACGCTGTAAGGATAATGCTAAGGTACAGAAAATATCAGCTTGTTTCCTTGATTTATTATATCTAATTCCTTACCTCCTTTCTGGCGGATACGTGGGTCTACATAACTCCTCATCTCCTTTCCTGAAGAGCCTCCCTTGTGTCTACGCCCATACCTAGGTGAGTGTACTCAGGGGTTCTTTCCCTGCTCTTCCAAAACAGTGATGGGGCCTCTGTTGCTGCCATCAGCTCAAATCTGACTTTTCATGAGGTACAGTTGCTGCCTctgaaaaagaaactgttttatGGGAAGATCTGAGGCTACGACCCAAAGATCCTGGCTCCTTTTCTGGACTCCTTCGCCCATACCCCCATTTCTTGGAAGCCTGTTCTCTGTTACTCTTAGGAGAGCGTAGGAGAGTGGGATTCACTGAGTCTGATTCATTGCCTACGACCCATTGCATCGGGCAGCCTTAAACCTTCACTCCAGTCCCAGGTCCTGCTGAGCCTTTCCATCAAAAGGAACATGGAGGTATTCTTTGGAGTTCCAGAGCAGGGAGCTGTGATAGCTCAGGAAGGAGAACCTGGGACTCGGGACAATGCTTTGAGAATGCTAAATGCCTCTACACCTCCGTAATTCATCCTAATTCACAAAAGTCTAGCCTCAGTTCCAATATGTCCCGAAAATCTTCCATGACAACTCTAGGTCACGCCGATGCTCTCTTTCCCTGCAATCCTATGAATGCTTGAgccatctatttatctatttaataaacactgagtacctactatatatAAAGCAGTATGATAAGTATTAATATTGTAAAACTGAATGAAACCTGCTTGTGGTCCTCATGTCATTTACAGAGAAGTAGGGGAGATACACTTTATAGAGAAATGACTTAGCTAGAAGATACATGGTAATAAATTCCATGAGATCATGTGTAGTGAGAGcttaggagagagagacagagagacagtggtgCTTTTGACAGTGGGAACTCCCAGGCAGCCAGCCTTCAGTCTTGAAACACTTGGGATGTAGAGCTGGAAAGGGATCCATTGCAGGCAGAGAAAACTGCATGAGCACGGAGGTAGAAAGTGACACAGTCACAATCTAATGCTtacatgaaaaaaggaaaatagagagtAGTTCATTGCTCTTTATGTAGTATATGTACAGAGCTGTGGTCCATCCATTGATTTGTCCTTTGCAAAGCACTGATCAATCATCAATTTCAGAAATTATGAGTTGCCTGTGAGTGGTCCTCCTTCTCGCCTATCTGGTGATCCTagaattttaagcatattttagaGATCACTGCATCTAAGTTTTCATTCATGTGAACCCATCACCCTTTCCCCTTCTGTTAGAGTCACTAGACTCCAACTGCTTCCCTCTGATTCCGGTGTATTCTATGCAAGGGAATAACGTTACTCTTAGGAAGTTCTAGCTCTGCTTATCCCATCAGCAATAgagaaacattgattttttttttttaaccaggatcTTTTATAATATCTGAAAAACGTGGCTCAATCTGCTTCTCTAAGTATGTGCCTACTTCCTGAGGATCTCTCCTTAGAGCGAGTGGTCAAACCGCTGTGTCTGAGTCAAGAATAAGTGGAAGGTTGGTGGCCGTGTGATGTAGAACACTAACGGTACCCAGCTGCAGCTGCCCCAGAGGTCATGCTTACAATTTTGATTTCAGAGGTGAGTAGCAGAtactataaaaacaataaataattttaaattaagctGTTATAAAGTCTTAGTTGGCATCAAGAACATCAGCAACTTACTGACCTAGGGATTTTGAATTTATACTTCAGCCCTACGTTCCTCACCTTGGATAAATATACTCGGTTCAACTATCTGATGTCTGCAATCACAGGTCTGAGTCTTGCTATCTTTGTTTGAGCTTTATTTCTAGAAGCTCTGAAGCCaagattttcaaatgctttctggtttctctggaaatagcattaatttttctattgtaaAATCTGCTTATTGGTTTGGACTGATGCCCCAGAGTAAAATGGAGAAATCCATCTTAATCTcactgtctgtttttatcttaattcatTTTCCCAATGCCCCAAGTATTTCAACCCTTTCAACCAGGAGAGGATGGAAGGGACAAAGTGATGATGGTTTGGGGCATCTCAGCTAAGAGCAGAGGCACTGAGTTGATGGAGGAGGTGAGTGATGAGGTGTAACCTGGGGAGTGGGAATATCATCACCCAGACAGCCGAGAACTTACCTGGGGTTTTTAACATGGGTAGTTTAAAGCATtaatgttgaataaacaaattggaGTGGACTGATATCTCCCCTCCTGGGACATTTCCTTACAGAAACTCATGGAACCAGAAGTTGGGGTTAACAGGACATCTGTTACTGAGTTCATTCTACTCGGCCTAGTGGAAACAGAACAGCTGCAGTCTGTGGTCTTTGTAGTCTTCCTCTTCGCCTATCTGCTCACCGTTGGGGGCAACCTCAGCATCCTGGCCGCCATCTTGGTGGagcccaaactccacacccccatgtacttcttcctggggAACCTATCGGTGCTGGACGTTGGGTGCATCACCGTCACTGTTCCCTCAATGTTGGCCCGTCTCCTGTCCCACAAGCGTACCGTTGCCTATGGAGCCTGCCTCACACAGCTTTTCTTCTTTCACCTCCTGGCTGGTATGGACTGCTTCCTATTGAcagtgatggcctatgaccgATTCTTGGCCATCTGCCGGCCCCTCACCTACAGCACCCGAATGAGCCAGACAGTCCAGAGGATGTTGGTGGTTGTGTCCTGGGCTTTGGGTTTCACCAATGCATTAAATCACACTCTTACCCTAACCACCCTGAACTTCTGTGGTCCCCGTGTGATCAATCACTTCTACTGTGACCTCCCACAGCTCTTCCAGCTCTCCTGCTCCAGCACCCAACTCAATGAGCTGCTGCTCTTCGTAGCAGCAGCCTTCATGGCTGTAACCCCCTTGGTCCTCATCACTGTGTCCTATGCACACGTGGCAGCTGCAGTCCTACAAATCCGTTCAGTGGAAGGCAGAAAGAAGGCCTTTTCCACATGTGGCTCCCACCTCACAGTGGTTTGCCTCTTCTATGGTACTGGTATCTTCAACTACATGCGTCTTGGTTCTGAGGAGTCTTCAGACAAGGATAAAGGGGTTGGGGTCTTTAATACTGTTATCAACCCCATGCTGAACCCTCTCATTTACAGTCTTAGAAATCCTGATGTTCAGGGCGCCCTGTGGCGGGTACTTGTGGGGAAGCAGTCACTGACTTAAGGTTTGACAATGtcccttctctcctgcctttcCTGGGTTAAGGAAAACTTCCCGTGAAGGCAGTAACCTAGAAAATGGCCCATAATCATATCTCTAACTGCCTGAAGATTTGTGTGATGTATGTGTCCCGCAAAGAAATGCTatgtaattcattcattaattcatacaagaaatatttattaaattgcttCTAGGATCCATATGCTTTCCTAGGGAACTGGTGAACAAAATAAACGAGAGTCTCTGCACTTATGTAACTCACGTTTTCATGAAGAcagacaaaatacataaaataaataagcttaatatATGGAATATCACACAGCAACAAGggctctaaagaaaaataaagaagatagaCAGATATGAAGCTAGGTTCTGCTGAGCAAGTGCCCCAGCTCAATTGCCACCTTGTGTATGGCTGTGCTCACTTTCTGAGTAAGGCTGAGGCCTTGAAAGCCCAGCAGTTCTGGAGAGCAATGGCCTATAAGGAAGGGCTATTTGGATAATAGGTAACCAATTAACCCAAGTAACCAGTAATGTCGCTGTGAAGGTTTTTTTCCTGGTGGGGACATAAGATTCCATCTAGGTCAGAGTACAGAAAGACCTTTTAAACCATGGGCCCAGTGCCAAGATTATCCTATTCTACACTTCACCTTTCACCTCCAAAAAAATCCATTCCTTCTCTTGACTATCATCACACAAGAACCCAATATAATGTTTAGTGGACAGGTAGGGTCTAGAGAGAGAAATAGCTCACTGAATTAAAACCACTTTAATACACACATGATATATCTCCAGGTCAAAAAAAGCAATGTCCCATCTCCACCCCCTGCCATGTCTTTCTTATTGGATGAATCCCCTTGTTCACAGATAATGATAAAGCCTTTGTAAGAATAAGCATTTATACGCCAACCAGGTCCTTCGAGTTTTCAGCAAGGAATGTACAATATAACCCTCTCCTCCAACATCTTATCTTCCCCTCCCAAACCCCCTAGCTCAGAAAATGCCCATAAATGAAGCTTCTGGGAGTGATGCCTCTCTCTAGCTTTATTAGTACATCAGTACAGCTCCAATCCAGAGAATTTCCTCATCTTGATGTTTATCCAGCCTTCAGCTCATCCATTTCCGATTTGCACCTTTTCTCCAGCCTTCCTCGGAAGGCTACTTACCCTGTCCTAGCAATTCTACCACCCCTCCAATGTCTCCTTCCTAAATCTGCCCCATGGCTACACCTGGAGCCTGGCTTCCCTGTGATCTCTTCTTGGAGCCATGAAGCTGAGGATGGGCTGAGATGAGgatggaagaaaacacaagagtGTGGGAGGTAGGACAGGAGTGGGAGTGGATTAATGAAGATATAATGTGAAGATGCAGGGAGAGATGGGATAAGATGGTGAGCAGAAGGGgtgagaaggaaggacagaaattCGGGGAAGGACACAAGAGaataggaaatgagaaaggatgGGATGATTGGAATGATCAAGCAAGATGCCTCAGGAATGCTGATGAGCTCAAAGATAAGTATGGAAAAAGTGAAGAATGAATGGGACCGGAGAAGAGAGTAACATTCCTGGTATGGAAACACTTCCCATCAGCATGTGGCCATGTAATAACTAGCACCTTTGATGCTATTGTTGGGTTTCCCCTGCCCCTCGTTCTAactgggcagggggcggggggaagttGAAGTTTTGCTGAAGGTATAATGATGCAGAACAGTCTCGGTActcctcttctgcttcctctgtctAGGGGCCAATCCTAGGAGAACAGAGAGTAGGGCTGGCAGGGCtggcaggggagaaggagggtggAGGTGTGTGCTCAGGGTTCATTCCCCACAACCCCACTGGCCCAGTCAAGTTATCAGCCTTCCTGCCTTTGGGGGCAGCGCCTGCCGGTACAGTCTAAGGAGTACAGCTGAAGTATGCCTGTTTTCTGATACTCTTGGGTCTCCCAACACTTCAGGGTTAAAGAGAACAAGCAAAATTATTGTGAGTAAAAATCAGGAATGTGGGTTGTAACCACTGCTCTGAGACCTTagaaatttcctttctctggctGGACTTGTTCCAACCTATACCTTAAAGAACTGGGACAAGATCATGTCCTCCACAGTTCTTCACATTAAATGACCCTTGATTACAATAGGCTGGGTGAATTTTTTCCTAGGGCTGAacccagaaaatattttgaggacaTTATCACTATTTCCACCACTCCATCTAACCTGCGAGCATTTGACACGACCAGTCTTATCTATTACCCATCAAAGGTCCCCAGACCTTGGTAAGACAGCAGAGACAGGACTCTGGTCTTCTCAGCCCTAACTGCAAAATCCAGCGGTCCTTGATGGCTGACACTCTATGCCCCTTGAGTAGCAGCGTATCTTGCAGGAATGTGGAAACAGGATGCCAACCAAAGGAATGACTCAACTATGAAGACTGGCAAAGACAGGACCAAACCAGGCTGTGCCAAGATGGACCCTAGAGCTGACCTTTCACTCACTTTCTCCTTCATTATCATACTAAAAGTCATGCCCAAGGGTGGAGATTTAACAGGCTAATTACACATATGATGCATTAAGAATCATGACCTTTAAATGCACAGGTGCCAATAAATCCCCACCTCTACATGCTTCAAAGACATCCTTTTCCCACCTgatagaaaactttttttcttcaactcATGTAGTTgccccttccttttcctcataaAAGCCCCTTGCTTTCATCCTACAAGCAGGGCTGTTTGGATTTCTACCAGAATCTGTACTCTCTGAATTGCAATTTTTTAATCCCAAATAAGTGCTCATTTGCCTCTCACTGTGGCTCTTTATTTTCAGATTGATAGTCTTTCCCTGTAATGCTTTATGATTTTGTGTCTCGCTTTGAGCgaaaaaaagactttttccaTCTATAGCAGGCAAGCTAAGCTGGTTTACATTGTGCTGACAAACAGCCCCTAAAATCTCGGGGGTTCTCAACAGCaaaggttcatttttttatttatgcgACCTCAGTTATTTGATAGATCTaaaaagagttgttttttgattgctcatcttttttcttatcttGAGGATGACTAACGACTTCCAAGTCTGAGGGGAAACCGCAAGTctacattttatttgatttggtAATTGCTTGTAGTGAACATTCATGGTCTTTCTGAATTCTAGTTCTGCCTTTCTATCAGCTCCCAGTTTCCCTCTGGCATCCAGGTGGTTCTTGGGAATGGGTTCCACCCTGTGGCTCCAGAGTGGAGATACTAGCATTTATCACTGGCCTGGCCATAGTGATGATTCTCCGTGGGCATGTGGCCTAAGCTAGTTTAATAAGATGCTTTATACTAGCATTTCACAACTGTGTTTCCATGACAGAATTAAGCCCTGTGCTTAATTCTGacaattttgtcaattttctcAAAATGGACACTTTTTTCAATTCTCCCAAGGCTCCATAGCTAGCAACATTCTAGGTGCACAGGACAGAAGTTAACTTACTACACAGAATGCATACCTTAGGTTACTAGAACTCAATTCCGTTAGGAACTCTGGTTGAGAAGGACTGCTGTACATGTGCTCCTGATAAAGAAAATTTGtaacttttaatgtttgtgggccctgctcctgggctcccagggaagCAACACTTTGACCAAGATCACAATGACTTCATTCAACTTCAAAGCATGGGCAATCTTTCTGCCCTGAGCACACATTGTACATCTGCTTCATTAGCAAATAACCTAAAAGAAACATTCCACACTAAAGATAAGAGGAAAAATCTCCCTAAGTTCTGTGTCTGTTCCTGTACCTCTGAAGCCTGTGAACTTGCACATACTAAAAGCATATGATaaaggttttaattttctgaaa contains:
- the LOC123604653 gene encoding olfactory receptor 3A2 — protein: MEPEVGVNRTSVTEFILLGLVETEQLQSVVFVVFLFAYLLTVGGNLSILAAILVEPKLHTPMYFFLGNLSVLDVGCITVTVPSMLARLLSHKRTVAYGACLTQLFFFHLLAGMDCFLLTVMAYDRFLAICRPLTYSTRMSQTVQRMLVVVSWALGFTNALNHTLTLTTLNFCGPRVINHFYCDLPQLFQLSCSSTQLNELLLFVAAAFMAVTPLVLITVSYAHVAAAVLQIRSVEGRKKAFSTCGSHLTVVCLFYGTGIFNYMRLGSEESSDKDKGVGVFNTVINPMLNPLIYSLRNPDVQGALWRVLVGKQSLT